From one Rhizobium sp. BT04 genomic stretch:
- a CDS encoding Ulp1 family isopeptidase: MTGAFDTDAWIEDYYSESRDMEQDPSDLRLGSHDSDAGDRVPRRRSVGGSMRVTPQSLAPERGSGQQDVDAATETHVASTKVRVGAKRGRPADRDMHPDDETRINQFAEAVRNYEILPDGSVGRGDGRVPEATVENNLGILRRFARWLRAANRDSMASRFLNDPDSLAVDIADYWASGEDDQNRLNSALSHFRRLGPEGQELQAVGAGPRLMGRRIHDPYPDDARVIDSLAKEELSKFGPVSISQKNASNQRKFSDWLKREGRGSIVSRLTGTDQQQRSLQEDFRKFTEAEGKVVVSLDRLRQYLGAESQLKQHNPYPDDALMIDGLANEELSKLGPDSTSKRKVVQNMAINQRRFSDWLQKNGRGSISSRLTGSDEQQRSLKDDFREFTTNVEVKISVGFDRLRQYLGAESQLKQHDPYPDDTRMIDGFANEELSKLGPDSTSKRKGVLNLASNQRRFSNWLRKNGRGSISSRLTGSDEQQRSLKDDFREFTTNVEVKINVSLDRLRQYLGAESQLKQHHPYPDDALMIDALANEELSKLGSASTSKRRVVWRLASNQRKFSDWLQTRGRESIASRLNGSDQQQWSLKKDYQDFTEDMGKHTISFKRLRQYQQVVEANAASGLSPEQASGREPAGLDGRSDPRAEFRSTSPLQQVDPSIEGRSGLSLDHTEWLGDQHIQTDYELLMQDLQRNDPDLAARTRLIDPLIAHYHLRLGDESTALSAFQRIVNDQNGRDTADFLFLPVSDASASDPDHRGTHWSLLLVDRRNREGPAAYHYDSFRGQNNEFAAMLAQRLGTRLEPVRMTQQRNDYDCGVFVVDGTRALVRRLARRGRPAVLHLDNLVADREQLQRRLSPAPNSARAGAAAAGPESSTQIADPAEFWHGVAQPGQLPDSWNTATFRQDLPSAAYSPVQSVNPPDAPWEQSLGASIFGTPQYTLPVDDLGGFVPPSWQHGNQPVPDDLLPAMYLFDLLPSADKPTNFSIHGVPYTATLGPSGMQSDIYLFLQ, from the coding sequence GGGCGGTTCGATGCGAGTGACGCCGCAGTCGCTGGCGCCGGAGAGGGGTTCGGGGCAGCAAGACGTCGATGCCGCAACGGAGACTCACGTGGCCTCAACCAAGGTTCGCGTCGGCGCCAAGCGTGGTCGCCCCGCCGACCGGGACATGCATCCCGATGACGAGACCCGCATCAACCAGTTCGCGGAAGCAGTCCGAAACTACGAAATTCTACCCGACGGTAGCGTCGGCCGAGGGGACGGAAGGGTTCCCGAGGCTACCGTCGAGAACAATTTAGGGATTCTTAGGAGGTTCGCTCGTTGGCTCCGAGCAGCAAACAGAGATTCGATGGCTTCTCGGTTTTTAAACGATCCAGATTCACTAGCCGTTGATATCGCGGATTATTGGGCAAGCGGTGAGGACGATCAGAACCGTCTTAACTCAGCGCTGTCTCATTTCAGGAGGCTCGGACCTGAGGGGCAAGAACTCCAAGCCGTTGGAGCTGGGCCGCGCCTGATGGGCCGCCGAATTCATGATCCCTATCCCGATGACGCCCGCGTCATTGATAGCTTGGCCAAGGAAGAGCTGAGTAAGTTCGGACCGGTCTCGATTTCTCAGAAAAATGCCAGTAACCAACGAAAGTTTAGCGATTGGCTCAAAAGGGAGGGTAGGGGGAGCATAGTCAGCCGACTCACGGGTACTGATCAGCAGCAACGGTCGTTGCAGGAGGATTTTAGGAAATTTACCGAGGCCGAGGGAAAAGTGGTCGTGAGTTTAGATCGGCTGCGGCAGTATCTAGGCGCCGAGTCCCAGTTGAAACAGCATAATCCTTATCCCGACGACGCCCTCATGATTGATGGCTTGGCCAACGAAGAGCTGAGCAAGCTCGGACCGGACTCGACTTCCAAGAGGAAAGTTGTCCAGAATATGGCGATAAATCAACGGAGGTTTAGTGATTGGCTCCAAAAGAATGGTCGGGGGAGCATAAGCAGTCGCCTGACTGGCAGTGATGAGCAGCAACGGTCGTTGAAGGACGATTTTAGGGAATTTACTACTAACGTTGAAGTAAAAATAAGCGTGGGTTTCGATCGGCTGCGACAGTATCTAGGCGCCGAGTCGCAGTTGAAACAGCATGATCCTTATCCCGACGACACCCGCATGATTGATGGCTTCGCCAATGAAGAGCTGAGCAAGCTCGGACCGGACTCGACTTCCAAGAGGAAAGGCGTCTTGAATCTGGCCAGCAATCAACGGAGGTTTAGTAATTGGCTCCGAAAGAATGGTCGGGGGAGCATAAGCAGTCGCCTGACTGGCAGTGATGAGCAGCAACGGTCGTTGAAGGACGATTTTAGGGAATTTACTACTAACGTTGAAGTAAAAATAAACGTGAGTCTCGATCGGCTGCGGCAGTATCTAGGCGCTGAGTCGCAGTTGAAACAGCATCATCCTTATCCCGACGACGCCCTCATGATTGATGCCTTGGCCAACGAAGAGCTGAGCAAGCTCGGATCGGCCTCGACTTCCAAGAGGAGAGTCGTCTGGAGACTGGCCAGCAATCAACGAAAGTTTAGTGATTGGCTGCAAACCAGGGGTAGGGAGAGCATAGCGAGCCGGCTCAACGGCAGTGATCAGCAGCAATGGTCGTTGAAAAAAGATTACCAAGACTTCACCGAAGACATGGGAAAACACACTATCTCTTTCAAGCGGCTTCGGCAGTACCAGCAAGTCGTTGAGGCGAACGCAGCGTCGGGGTTGTCCCCTGAGCAGGCAAGTGGCCGGGAACCGGCCGGTCTGGACGGCCGTTCGGATCCACGTGCCGAGTTCAGATCAACTTCGCCGCTGCAGCAGGTTGATCCATCGATCGAAGGCCGCAGCGGATTGTCGCTCGACCATACCGAATGGCTGGGCGACCAGCATATCCAGACGGATTATGAGCTGCTAATGCAGGACTTGCAGCGAAACGATCCGGATCTCGCCGCCAGGACGCGGCTTATCGATCCCCTGATAGCCCATTATCATCTGCGCCTGGGCGATGAGAGCACCGCGCTGAGCGCTTTCCAGCGCATCGTTAATGATCAGAATGGAAGAGATACAGCCGACTTCCTGTTCCTTCCAGTGAGCGATGCCAGTGCTTCGGATCCTGATCACCGCGGCACCCATTGGTCGCTGCTACTCGTTGACCGTCGCAACCGCGAGGGGCCGGCTGCCTATCACTATGACTCCTTCCGGGGCCAGAACAACGAGTTTGCAGCAATGCTCGCACAAAGGTTGGGTACCCGTCTGGAGCCCGTCCGCATGACCCAACAGCGCAACGACTATGATTGCGGAGTCTTCGTGGTTGACGGCACGCGGGCGCTCGTTAGACGACTGGCACGAAGAGGCCGGCCAGCCGTGCTGCACCTCGACAACCTCGTCGCCGATCGGGAGCAACTCCAACGACGTCTGAGCCCCGCGCCCAACAGTGCTCGAGCGGGGGCTGCGGCGGCTGGACCGGAGTCCTCCACACAGATCGCCGATCCCGCAGAGTTTTGGCATGGAGTGGCTCAACCCGGCCAGCTTCCCGATAGCTGGAATACAGCGACCTTCCGGCAGGATTTGCCGTCAGCTGCCTATTCACCGGTGCAAAGCGTCAATCCGCCAGACGCACCATGGGAGCAAAGCTTGGGGGCATCGATCTTCGGCACCCCACAGTACACGCTGCCTGTGGACGACTTGGGAGGATTTGTCCCTCCGAGCTGGCAACACGGCAATCAACCGGTACCAGATGACCTTCTGCCTGCAATGTACTTGTTTGACTTGCTGCCGAGCGCGGACAAACCCACCAACTTCAGTATCCATGGTGTGCCCTACACGGCCACTCTGGGGCCATCAGGCATGCAGAGCGACATTTACCTTTTCCTGCAATAG
- a CDS encoding carbonic anhydrase gives MCFECNSSPLSRRSLLKFAGIGGVAVMTAGFDMTMPAFASNAPALLPDEALAKLQEGNKKFVADTEACAANISKRRQGVAKSQAPWAIVLTCSDSRVVPELVFGGVTLGELFVARNAGNVVDTDVLGTIEYGTEHLHAPLIVVMGHKRCGAVSAACEVVSKGTKLDGSIGKMTQPILPVALAETDRGDNFVDKTVHANAFNGAERILTESAIVSRLVEEGKVKIVPAYYDLDTGVVDFLHKV, from the coding sequence ATGTGCTTTGAATGCAATTCCTCCCCACTCAGCCGTCGCTCCCTGCTGAAATTTGCCGGCATCGGAGGCGTGGCCGTCATGACTGCAGGCTTTGACATGACCATGCCGGCATTCGCCTCGAACGCTCCCGCCCTCCTGCCGGATGAAGCACTGGCAAAACTCCAGGAAGGCAACAAGAAATTCGTCGCCGACACGGAAGCCTGCGCCGCCAATATTTCCAAGCGCCGGCAGGGCGTCGCCAAGAGCCAGGCACCTTGGGCGATCGTGCTGACCTGTTCCGACAGCCGTGTCGTGCCGGAACTTGTATTCGGCGGCGTGACGCTCGGCGAACTCTTCGTCGCCCGCAATGCCGGAAACGTGGTCGACACCGATGTGCTCGGCACGATCGAATATGGCACCGAACATCTGCATGCGCCGCTGATCGTCGTCATGGGCCACAAGCGTTGCGGGGCGGTCTCCGCCGCCTGCGAGGTCGTGTCCAAGGGCACCAAGCTCGATGGCTCAATCGGCAAGATGACCCAGCCGATCCTGCCCGTGGCTTTGGCGGAGACCGATCGCGGCGACAATTTTGTCGACAAGACCGTCCATGCCAATGCCTTCAACGGCGCCGAGCGCATCCTCACCGAAAGTGCGATTGTTTCTCGCCTGGTCGAGGAAGGCAAGGTGAAGATCGTGCCCGCCTATTATGATCTCGATACCGGCGTGGTCGATTTTCTGCACAAGGTCTGA
- a CDS encoding cation diffusion facilitator family transporter produces the protein MNFMRTEQGLLCVSIAVTILLACIGILFGIISGSFAIIFDGVYALTDAAMTVVALLVTKLIASSEAPSSKGKLIEHFTMGFWHLEPIVLALNGILITGSAVYALVNAIGSILHGGRPLNFSQAIVYAVVTLGVTATMGVIGDRANRKIKSDFVALDTKAWLMSAGLTIGLLVAFAIGYLIQGSSYEWISPFIDPVALALICIVIIPIPAGTVRRALADILLVTPLDLKQQVDAVAKTIIERHGFISHRAYVARVGRGRQIELHFVVSEDLPARKLQEWDKIRDEIGLAIGNEGPSRRLTIAFTTDPEWAD, from the coding sequence ATGAATTTCATGAGAACGGAGCAGGGGCTTCTCTGCGTTTCAATTGCCGTTACCATCCTCCTTGCCTGCATCGGCATTTTGTTCGGGATCATTTCAGGTTCGTTCGCAATCATATTCGATGGTGTCTACGCATTGACGGACGCTGCTATGACTGTCGTAGCTCTGCTTGTTACAAAGCTCATCGCGTCATCCGAAGCGCCCTCCAGCAAAGGAAAACTTATCGAGCATTTCACGATGGGGTTCTGGCATCTTGAGCCCATAGTCTTGGCTCTCAACGGCATTCTCATAACCGGGTCGGCTGTTTACGCACTTGTCAACGCAATCGGCAGCATTTTGCATGGGGGACGTCCGCTCAACTTTAGTCAAGCGATCGTCTACGCCGTCGTAACACTCGGTGTGACAGCCACCATGGGGGTTATTGGTGATCGAGCTAATCGTAAGATCAAATCTGATTTCGTTGCCCTGGATACGAAAGCTTGGCTGATGTCCGCCGGGCTAACGATCGGGTTACTCGTCGCGTTTGCCATCGGATATTTAATTCAGGGGTCTTCTTACGAATGGATCTCGCCGTTTATTGACCCGGTCGCGCTGGCATTAATCTGCATTGTGATCATTCCCATTCCGGCGGGCACGGTTCGGCGAGCGCTCGCCGACATACTGCTTGTTACGCCATTAGATCTCAAACAACAAGTTGACGCGGTCGCCAAAACAATCATCGAACGACATGGATTCATATCCCACCGGGCTTATGTGGCCCGGGTCGGCCGAGGCCGGCAAATCGAGCTACATTTCGTTGTCTCAGAGGACCTCCCGGCGAGGAAATTGCAGGAATGGGATAAGATCCGTGACGAAATCGGGCTCGCGATTGGTAACGAGGGTCCGAGTCGTCGGCTCACCATCGCCTTTACAACCGATCCTGAGTGGGCGGATTAG
- a CDS encoding IS66 family transposase zinc-finger binding domain-containing protein: MACSCPICGGSDFIRGGETVSEVLDYVHASFRVVHHVQPRFTCKAKLALV; encoded by the coding sequence GTGGCCTGCTCATGCCCTATCTGTGGTGGCTCCGACTTCATTCGCGGCGGCGAGACCGTCAGCGAAGTGCTGGACTATGTTCATGCGTCCTTCCGTGTCGTGCATCATGTCCAGCCCCGCTTTACCTGCAAAGCAAAATTGGCCCTTGTTTAG
- a CDS encoding NifX-associated nitrogen fixation protein, protein MGTLTGSTDGPAVNEDGDLATPFLRCLIRLIRAQDAHGAWEGKSDTDLLADFILTKEQRRKIPIIGDPDPYVLWRLQNFYSCVGLVIEECTGLLASPIMTIGHEGFGRLLFTTGRLVVLSKTLRDVHRFGFETLGKLAETGTKMVDDAIEVIETYPDVARAS, encoded by the coding sequence ATGGGTACATTGACAGGAAGTACGGATGGCCCTGCTGTCAACGAGGATGGGGATCTCGCCACCCCTTTTCTCAGATGCCTGATAAGGCTCATTCGCGCTCAGGATGCCCATGGGGCGTGGGAAGGCAAATCGGACACTGACCTGCTGGCCGACTTCATCCTCACCAAGGAGCAGCGCCGTAAGATCCCGATCATAGGCGATCCGGATCCGTATGTGCTGTGGAGGCTACAGAACTTTTACAGTTGCGTGGGGCTTGTGATCGAAGAGTGCACAGGCCTGTTGGCATCGCCGATCATGACGATCGGCCATGAGGGCTTCGGCCGCTTGCTTTTCACGACTGGACGGTTGGTCGTTCTGTCGAAGACCCTGCGCGATGTCCACCGGTTCGGCTTTGAGACGCTAGGCAAGCTCGCCGAGACCGGCACGAAAATGGTCGATGACGCTATTGAAGTTATCGAAACCTATCCCGACGTGGCGCGGGCATCATGA
- the nifX gene encoding nitrogen fixation protein NifX produces MIAARRLSLVPDGVHSSAPKRKAGALRVAIATQDMKSLDAHFGSAKRFVVYDVSPDDWKLVEVLDFEDVSDQSGKHRNEDVDRINPKVKALEGCHLLFCLAIGGPSAARVVSAKIHPIKVSDPQLIEDVLSRTRAMLRTTPPPWLRKVLTEAGAIEKKPFDEED; encoded by the coding sequence ATGATCGCCGCTCGTCGCCTTTCCCTCGTCCCTGACGGGGTTCACTCGTCAGCTCCAAAACGGAAGGCTGGCGCGTTGCGCGTCGCAATCGCCACTCAAGATATGAAATCTCTCGACGCCCATTTCGGATCGGCAAAACGTTTCGTCGTCTATGATGTGAGTCCCGACGACTGGAAACTGGTGGAAGTCCTGGACTTCGAAGACGTTTCCGACCAGAGCGGAAAGCATCGGAACGAGGACGTCGATCGTATTAACCCGAAGGTGAAGGCGTTGGAAGGTTGTCACTTATTGTTCTGTCTGGCGATCGGTGGGCCATCGGCAGCCCGAGTTGTTTCGGCCAAAATCCACCCAATTAAAGTATCCGATCCTCAACTGATCGAAGATGTTTTGTCGCGAACTCGGGCGATGCTCAGGACTACTCCGCCACCCTGGTTACGCAAGGTGCTAACCGAAGCAGGCGCCATTGAAAAGAAGCCTTTCGATGAGGAGGACTAA
- the nifN gene encoding nitrogenase iron-molybdenum cofactor biosynthesis protein NifN: MVQVFPQTKSAAVNPLKSSQPLGAALAFLGVERAVPLFHGSQGCTSLALVLLVRHFKEAIPLQTTALDAVATILGGAGNLEEAILNLKRRAKPKLIGICTTALVETRGEDFAGDLANIKRDRADELAGTEVVLANTPDFEGAIEEGWAKAVISMVERITTPGEQSRHQKKIAILPGWHLTVADIELLRETVESFGLKPVILPDISGSLDGTVPGDRWVPTTYGGTPVDEIQELGTAAQCIAIGEHMRRPAELLRTRTGVPYALFQSLTGLKRADRFVSFLSEISGAPVPANIRRRRAQLQDALLDGHFHFGGKKIAIAVEPDQLYQFATFFTGMGAEIAAAVTTTGTSKILAEMPAESLQVGDLGDLEELAVGADLLVTHSHGRQAAERLGIPLMRVGFPIFDRLGSQHKLTSLYQGTRDLIFDVSNIFQANQRAPCPGSLDPSRKGELPR, encoded by the coding sequence ATGGTTCAAGTCTTTCCCCAGACCAAATCAGCTGCGGTCAATCCGCTGAAATCGTCGCAGCCGCTCGGCGCCGCGCTCGCCTTTCTTGGCGTCGAGCGTGCCGTGCCGCTGTTCCACGGCAGCCAGGGCTGCACCAGCTTGGCGCTGGTACTTTTAGTCCGGCACTTTAAGGAAGCCATTCCCTTGCAGACAACGGCATTGGACGCAGTGGCGACCATTCTTGGCGGCGCAGGCAATCTGGAAGAGGCGATCCTAAATCTCAAGAGGCGCGCAAAACCCAAGCTGATCGGAATTTGCACGACAGCCCTGGTGGAAACCCGCGGCGAAGATTTCGCAGGCGATCTCGCCAACATCAAGCGGGATCGTGCCGATGAGCTCGCGGGTACGGAGGTTGTGCTGGCGAATACCCCGGATTTCGAGGGAGCGATCGAAGAGGGATGGGCGAAGGCCGTCATCTCTATGGTCGAGCGCATCACCACTCCAGGCGAGCAGAGCCGCCACCAAAAGAAGATTGCGATCCTACCAGGATGGCATCTGACAGTCGCTGACATCGAGCTTCTGCGCGAAACGGTCGAAAGCTTCGGTCTGAAGCCGGTGATCCTGCCGGACATTTCCGGCTCTCTCGACGGCACGGTGCCCGGCGATCGTTGGGTTCCGACCACCTATGGCGGTACTCCCGTCGACGAGATACAAGAGCTTGGCACGGCGGCGCAATGTATCGCGATCGGCGAGCATATGCGCCGCCCCGCAGAGCTACTGCGGACCCGGACGGGAGTCCCTTACGCATTGTTCCAGTCGCTGACAGGATTGAAACGAGCCGACCGGTTCGTCTCGTTTCTTTCTGAGATTTCTGGTGCGCCGGTGCCAGCAAACATCCGCCGTCGCCGAGCACAGCTGCAGGACGCCCTGCTCGACGGACATTTCCATTTCGGAGGCAAGAAGATCGCAATTGCTGTGGAGCCGGACCAGCTCTACCAATTCGCTACCTTCTTCACCGGCATGGGCGCCGAAATCGCGGCAGCGGTCACCACGACCGGCACCTCAAAAATACTCGCGGAAATGCCGGCCGAATCGCTCCAGGTCGGTGATCTTGGCGATCTCGAAGAACTTGCCGTCGGCGCTGATCTTCTCGTCACGCATTCGCATGGACGACAAGCGGCGGAGCGCCTTGGGATTCCGCTCATGCGGGTGGGCTTCCCGATATTCGACCGACTCGGCAGCCAGCATAAGCTCACAAGTCTCTATCAGGGAACGCGCGACCTGATCTTCGATGTTTCCAACATCTTCCAGGCCAATCAGCGCGCGCCGTGTCCTGGATCGCTTGATCCCTCCCGCAAAGGAGAACTGCCTAGATGA
- the nifE gene encoding nitrogenase iron-molybdenum cofactor biosynthesis protein NifE yields the protein MPLLNAKVQDVFDEPACEKNRSKDSKARKNGCSKPLIPGAAAGGCAFDGAKIVLQPITDVAHLIHGPLGCEGNSWDNRGSASSGPTLWRTSFTTDLTETEVVMGHGERKLFKAIREIKEAHAPPAIFVYSTCVTALIGDDIEVVCKRAAEKFGLPVVPVNAPGFAGSKNLGNKLAGEALLDHVIGSVEPNDVTAYDINIIGEFNLSGEFWLVKPLLDRLGIRVRACIPGDARYLDIASAHRAKASMLVCSTALINLARKMEELWDIPFFEGSFYGITDTSEALRQIAKLLVMQGADPEILERTEALIAEEEAIAWMKLAAYRPRLEGKRVLLNTGGVKSWSVVHALMEVGIEIVGTSVKKSTPEDKERIKQLLKDENHLFESMAPRELYNMLADGKADIMLSGGRTQFIALKAKTPWLDINQERHHPYAGYDGMVELVRQIDLAIHNPIWMEVREPAPWECQHAVEEELTNTKSENETGYVLQNFVGAVAGSFCKR from the coding sequence ATGCCCTTGCTCAATGCTAAAGTCCAGGATGTCTTCGACGAGCCTGCCTGCGAGAAGAACCGCAGCAAGGATTCCAAGGCGCGCAAAAACGGCTGTTCGAAGCCGCTGATCCCCGGGGCGGCAGCCGGCGGATGCGCTTTCGATGGCGCCAAGATCGTGCTGCAGCCGATCACCGACGTCGCGCACCTGATCCATGGGCCTCTCGGCTGTGAGGGCAATTCCTGGGACAACCGCGGATCGGCTTCCTCAGGTCCAACGCTCTGGCGCACCAGTTTCACGACCGACCTCACTGAAACCGAAGTGGTGATGGGGCACGGCGAGCGGAAACTTTTTAAAGCAATCCGCGAGATCAAGGAGGCCCATGCTCCACCGGCGATTTTCGTCTATTCGACCTGTGTGACAGCATTGATCGGCGACGACATCGAGGTCGTCTGCAAGCGGGCCGCGGAAAAATTCGGCCTTCCGGTGGTGCCGGTCAACGCACCGGGCTTTGCCGGCTCCAAGAACCTTGGCAATAAGCTCGCCGGTGAAGCGTTGCTCGATCATGTGATCGGCAGCGTAGAGCCGAACGACGTGACCGCCTACGACATCAATATCATTGGTGAGTTCAACCTATCCGGCGAGTTTTGGCTGGTAAAGCCGCTTCTTGACCGGCTGGGGATCAGAGTAAGGGCCTGCATTCCAGGAGACGCCCGATATCTTGACATTGCTTCTGCGCATCGCGCCAAGGCGTCCATGTTGGTGTGCTCGACAGCACTCATCAACCTCGCCCGCAAAATGGAGGAGCTGTGGGATATCCCGTTCTTCGAAGGCTCCTTTTACGGAATTACCGACACCTCGGAAGCACTCAGACAGATCGCCAAGCTGCTCGTGATGCAGGGGGCGGATCCCGAAATCCTCGAGCGCACCGAGGCATTGATCGCGGAGGAGGAGGCGATTGCCTGGATGAAACTCGCAGCATATCGACCAAGGCTTGAAGGCAAGCGCGTGTTGCTCAACACCGGCGGCGTCAAGTCCTGGTCGGTTGTCCATGCGCTGATGGAGGTGGGCATCGAGATCGTGGGCACCTCGGTCAAGAAATCCACGCCTGAAGACAAGGAACGTATCAAGCAACTCCTGAAAGACGAAAACCACCTGTTCGAGTCAATGGCGCCGCGCGAGCTTTATAACATGCTCGCCGACGGTAAAGCCGACATCATGTTGTCTGGCGGGCGCACGCAATTCATCGCGCTGAAGGCCAAGACACCTTGGCTCGATATCAACCAGGAACGCCACCACCCCTATGCCGGCTATGACGGCATGGTGGAGCTCGTTCGCCAGATCGATCTTGCTATTCACAATCCGATCTGGATGGAGGTGCGGGAGCCGGCACCGTGGGAATGCCAGCATGCGGTGGAAGAAGAACTGACGAATACCAAGAGCGAGAACGAGACTGGGTACGTCTTGCAAAACTTTGTCGGCGCGGTCGCCGGCAGCTTCTGCAAGCGTTGA
- the nifK gene encoding nitrogenase molybdenum-iron protein subunit beta, producing the protein MPQSAEKVLDHAPLFREPEYRQMLAEKKANFECPHPDQVVADQNDFTKTWEYREKNLGREALVVNPAKACQPLGAVFAAAGFEQTMSFVHGSQGCVAYYRSHLSRHFKEPSSAVSSSMTEDAAVFGGLKNMVDGLANTYKLYDPKMIAVSTTCMAEVIGDDLHGFIENAKNEGSVPHDFDVPFAHTPAFVGSHVDGYDGMIKGILENFWKGNERKEVAQAINIIPGFDGFCVGNNRELKRLLDMMGVSYIFIQDASDQFDTPSDGTYRMYDGGTKIEDLKTALNAEATLSLQHYNTRKTLEYCKEVGQVTASFHYPLGVQATDEFLMKVSEITGKEIPPAIGLERGRLVDAMADSQAWLHGKKYAIYGDPDFVYAVARFVLETGGEPTHCLATNGTSAWEAEMKALLASSPFGKDAQVWAGKDLWALRSLLFTEPVDLMIGNSYGKYLERDTGTPLIRLTFPIFDRHHHHRFPLMGYQGGLRVLTTILDKIFDKLDRETSEPGVTDYSYDLTR; encoded by the coding sequence ATGCCGCAGTCGGCGGAAAAAGTTCTCGACCATGCTCCCCTGTTCCGCGAGCCGGAATACAGGCAGATGCTCGCCGAGAAGAAAGCCAATTTCGAATGCCCCCACCCGGATCAGGTCGTTGCCGATCAAAACGACTTCACGAAGACCTGGGAGTATCGCGAAAAGAACCTGGGCCGCGAAGCCCTGGTCGTGAACCCGGCCAAAGCCTGCCAGCCGCTCGGTGCCGTCTTCGCAGCCGCAGGCTTTGAGCAAACGATGTCCTTCGTCCATGGCAGCCAGGGCTGCGTCGCTTATTACCGTTCGCATCTGTCGCGTCACTTCAAGGAGCCTTCATCGGCGGTCTCGTCCTCGATGACGGAGGACGCGGCAGTGTTCGGCGGGTTGAAGAACATGGTCGACGGGCTCGCCAATACATACAAGCTCTACGATCCGAAGATGATCGCCGTCTCGACCACCTGCATGGCCGAAGTCATTGGAGACGACCTCCACGGCTTCATCGAAAACGCAAAGAACGAAGGGTCGGTCCCGCACGACTTCGATGTTCCTTTCGCCCACACGCCTGCCTTCGTCGGCAGCCACGTCGATGGCTATGACGGCATGATCAAGGGCATTCTGGAGAACTTCTGGAAAGGCAACGAGCGGAAGGAGGTTGCTCAAGCCATCAACATCATTCCCGGCTTCGACGGCTTCTGCGTCGGCAACAACCGCGAACTGAAGCGCCTGCTCGACATGATGGGCGTATCCTACATCTTCATCCAGGATGCCTCCGACCAGTTCGACACGCCGTCTGACGGTACGTACCGCATGTATGACGGCGGCACGAAGATCGAGGACTTGAAAACGGCGTTGAATGCCGAAGCGACCCTGTCGCTGCAGCACTATAACACGCGCAAAACGCTGGAATATTGCAAGGAGGTCGGTCAGGTTACGGCTTCGTTCCATTATCCGCTGGGTGTTCAGGCGACCGACGAATTCCTGATGAAGGTCTCGGAGATTACCGGCAAGGAAATTCCTCCGGCAATCGGCCTGGAACGCGGCCGTCTCGTCGACGCTATGGCAGATAGCCAAGCCTGGCTGCACGGGAAGAAATACGCGATCTACGGCGATCCTGACTTCGTCTACGCCGTTGCCCGGTTCGTCTTGGAAACCGGCGGTGAGCCGACCCACTGCCTTGCTACCAACGGCACGTCGGCCTGGGAAGCCGAGATGAAGGCGTTGCTCGCATCCTCGCCCTTCGGCAAGGATGCCCAGGTCTGGGCGGGCAAGGACCTGTGGGCGTTGCGCTCGCTGCTCTTTACCGAGCCGGTTGATCTTATGATCGGCAATTCCTATGGCAAGTATCTCGAGCGCGACACCGGCACCCCATTGATCCGGCTGACCTTTCCGATATTCGACCGGCACCATCACCACCGTTTCCCGCTCATGGGCTACCAAGGCGGCCTGCGCGTCCTGACGACGATCCTCGACAAGATCTTCGACAAGCTCGATCGCGAGACGAGCGAGCCGGGTGTGACGGACTATTCTTACGACCTGACCCGCTAG